One region of Bacillus zhangzhouensis genomic DNA includes:
- a CDS encoding Cof-type HAD-IIB family hydrolase, producing MQLIATDLDGTLLNSEHKVSQENEQALKEAAANGIEVVVSTGRAYFDVRSIFDQLGMNTWVISANGAVIHDPTGQVYHSAALQEEKAKHILSWLEERDYYYEVFTNEAIFTPNRGRELLAIEMDRLKSANPETDQNVLKQAAEVQYSQSGFSYIDTYEELFRENRKLSFYNILGFSFFQDRLKAGWDMFGDDSDLTLVSSADHNVEIGSKDASKGKALTRLTERLGIPLSQTAAVGDSLNDESMLRAAGVGIAMGNARQDIKEIADHVTLSNDEHGVAHMIRHLLK from the coding sequence ATTCAATTAATCGCAACGGATTTAGATGGAACTTTATTGAACAGTGAACACAAAGTGAGTCAAGAAAACGAGCAGGCATTAAAGGAAGCAGCTGCGAATGGAATTGAGGTTGTCGTTTCAACAGGGAGAGCGTATTTTGACGTGAGGTCTATTTTTGACCAGCTTGGTATGAATACATGGGTGATCAGTGCCAATGGAGCTGTGATTCATGATCCAACTGGACAAGTGTACCATTCAGCTGCTTTACAAGAAGAAAAGGCTAAACACATATTGTCATGGCTTGAAGAACGTGATTATTATTATGAAGTTTTTACTAACGAAGCCATTTTCACACCAAATCGCGGCAGAGAACTTCTTGCGATTGAAATGGACCGTTTAAAAAGTGCAAATCCAGAAACGGATCAGAATGTCTTAAAGCAAGCGGCAGAAGTTCAATACAGCCAGTCAGGTTTTTCTTATATTGATACATATGAAGAATTGTTTCGTGAGAATCGAAAGCTTTCATTTTACAACATCTTAGGTTTTTCTTTCTTTCAAGACAGATTGAAAGCCGGATGGGATATGTTTGGTGATGATTCAGATTTAACATTGGTCAGTTCGGCTGATCATAACGTTGAAATTGGTTCAAAGGACGCGTCTAAAGGAAAGGCATTAACAAGGCTGACAGAAAGACTAGGTATTCCTTTAAGCCAGACAGCGGCTGTAGGAGACAGTTTAAATGATGAATCAATGCTTCGAGCTGCTGGTGTTGGGATTGCGATGGGGAATGCGAGACAGGATAT